The DNA window GGACTAAGGGCGGATCAGCTCCGGTTTAGCCGTCCGAAGGAAGAGGCCGTGCGTCGGAAGCTCGCCGGCGTCCATCCGGTGCGCCGTTTGAACTCGCGCGTCAGATGGCTCTGGTCAGCGAAGCCCAGGCGATGGGCGACGGTCGCCACCGAGGCTTCGTCTCGGCTCAGGAGGTCGATGGCCCGCGCCACCCGGTGGCGGCTCCGCCACTCACCGATCGAACAACCTCGCGCCCGCCGGAAGGCGCGCACCAGCGAGCCGGGATGAAGGCGAAAACGACGCCCTAGATCGGTCAGGCTCGGAGCTTTCTCGTCCTCCTGCCGCAACAAGTCTTCGACCTCGCCAATCCAGGCCGGGCCCGCGGTTTCACCGCCCTCTTGGTGGTCGAAGTGATCGAAGATCTCGACCGCCAGCTCGCGCGTCAGCTTCATGCCCTCGGCATCGCGAAGGGCCAGCAGAGCGCCGAAGGCTCTGGCCGAGCTGGCGGCCACGGCACGGCTCCGCGCCGACCTCGGCAGCCGCTCTTCGAGCCAATCGTCGCGAACCCCGAAAATCAGCATGCGGACGCCTTCGAGGCCCACCGCGGTTTCGTGCACCACCGCCCGGGGCTTGAAGTGGAGCTGCCAGCTATCGCAGCTCTGCACACCTTCCGAGAAGCACTCGTCGAGGCGACCGTGCAGTACCAACGTGAGCACCGCGTAGTCGTGACTTCCCAGCCCGTGACCTTCGCCGGGATACATCGTCTTGTCTTTGAGAAACCAGTCGCGCTCCGAAACTCGCACCCCCGAATTCTAGCCCCTGCCTGGAAATCCGATTCCCGGCGAATCGAGTCGTCCTTCACCCCTTGGCATCGGCTGGCGCAGCGACGACGCCGGAGCCGAACGGTCAGGAGCGAAGCCAGCCGCTGGTTCCGGAGCCGCTTCATCGACCCGCGACCGCGCGCTGCAATGAGGGCACCCGTCGGAATCCCCGTGGAGCGGACGGAGAACCAGGCCTCCAGGTGCCCCGGCTCTTCCCTCCGCCCGCCTCGCCAGCGCCTTGTTCTCGAACCATCGTCGGACCATGACCGAGAGCTCGAGGGGTCCCCGCGTCCTGCTCCTCAACGGCGCCTTCGGCGTCGGCAAGACGACCGTTGCCCGACTCCTGGTGAGGCGCCTACCGGGCAGCGGCATCTTCGATCCCGAACGCCTGGGATTCGTCCTGCGCCACCTGCCGCGCCGCCTGCCGGGATCGACCCGTCATCTCGCCGACTATCAAGACTCGGCCACCTGGCGTCGCAAGACCGCCCAGTTGATCGGTTGGGCGGCGCGGCTCTACCAGCCGGTGATCGTGCCGATGTGCTTCCGCCGCATCGAGTACCTGAGCGAAATCCGTCGCCACCTCGAGAGGCGCCGATTGAGCCACCGCCACCTCTGCCTGGTCGCTCCCG is part of the Acidobacteriota bacterium genome and encodes:
- a CDS encoding AAA family ATPase yields the protein MTESSRGPRVLLLNGAFGVGKTTVARLLVRRLPGSGIFDPERLGFVLRHLPRRLPGSTRHLADYQDSATWRRKTAQLIGWAARLYQPVIVPMCFRRIEYLSEIRRHLERRRLSHRHLCLVAPERTVISRLLLRRVDPLSAAGEWVFPRALDACRQHRRTEFATTIDTDDRAPADIAAEIAWRLAEPAAHSTGVGRSLSPSSSRPSSSIAASKGVGSPPGSTTG
- a CDS encoding AraC family transcriptional regulator; translation: MRVSERDWFLKDKTMYPGEGHGLGSHDYAVLTLVLHGRLDECFSEGVQSCDSWQLHFKPRAVVHETAVGLEGVRMLIFGVRDDWLEERLPRSARSRAVAASSARAFGALLALRDAEGMKLTRELAVEIFDHFDHQEGGETAGPAWIGEVEDLLRQEDEKAPSLTDLGRRFRLHPGSLVRAFRRARGCSIGEWRSRHRVARAIDLLSRDEASVATVAHRLGFADQSHLTREFKRRTGWTPASFRRTASSFGRLNRS